The following is a genomic window from Lactococcus carnosus.
ATTGAGATTAGCAATTTGTTTCATAATATTGTCGTATCCAGCGCTTGTTTCACTGATCATCAAATATAGATTGTTGTCTTTATCATTTCCGATAAAACTATGGATCATCCAGTTGACCGCGCCATCACTTGGTAATACCTTACCATCTTTAATCAATATTTTGCCAAAACTATAAGATTGCTGGGCACCATTAGCAAGTATTTTACTTGCTGGAGTCGTACTATCATAAGTCGTCATAGATCCATTCTTATTGATAATAAACGCTTCATTTGCACGTTTATTCTCGCCCCAATTTGTCAGGAGCTTGCCATTGTTAATTTGAAAGCCTGTAATATCACCAGTCTCCATATTAAAACCAGAGGCATTCATAATTAAAGCGTCTGGGTATTGTGACATGACATCTGGTAAAATTTGAAGGCTTGGATGACTAGAAGTTGCTGTTTTTAAGACTTGCACATTGTGGGCTTTGTATATTGTGACATTAGCTGTTGATAGATTGGTAAATTTTTCTCCAGATCCTTTTGCAGAAAGTTTTATCCATCCGGCATCACCTGCATGTTCAGCTTTTTCAGTATCATCATAAGCAACAACAGAGCTAGAAGAAATGATAGCATCACTTTTAGATGGATCTACTTTAATAGGGGTAGTATTTGAATCAGATGTAGTCGTTTTTTTCTTATCAAAAGGTTTAAAAACGAGAACTAAACTTATTATAACTGCTAAGACAATTAGCAAGCTAATAATGAGGCTAAATTTAGAACTTTTAGATTTTTTTCTTTTCATTACTTCATTATAAAGCGGTTTGTAGGGTAAGTCAAGAAATTATTGTCTAAAGCAAGATTTATCTCGCTTCTATTCATAAATCAAAATAGGTTAGAAAAATCGGGCTATGACCTAAATCTATAACAAAAATTGTGATTTTATATCGCAAGTAAACGTTATCACATGGCCATTTTCCT
Proteins encoded in this region:
- a CDS encoding phosphodiester glycosidase family protein, producing MKRKKSKSSKFSLIISLLIVLAVIISLVLVFKPFDKKKTTTSDSNTTPIKVDPSKSDAIISSSSVVAYDDTEKAEHAGDAGWIKLSAKGSGEKFTNLSTANVTIYKAHNVQVLKTATSSHPSLQILPDVMSQYPDALIMNASGFNMETGDITGFQINNGKLLTNWGENKRANEAFIINKNGSMTTYDSTTPASKILANGAQQSYSFGKILIKDGKVLPSDGAVNWMIHSFIGNDKDNNLYLMISETSAGYDNIMKQIANLNLTNLVLMDGGGSSQMGLNNQSIVASQDNRQVGDFIVIK